The Leptospira stimsonii genome includes the window AATTGTTGATGAAAGATCGCTCGGGTTCTCTTAATAAATTCGACCCTGGTTTTTACGATCACAGTGTCAGGATATTTTAGATCGGAAAGATATTCGTATTCCGCTTTATAGACGATGGGACCGATTCCACTTTGTTTGGTTTTTTCCATATCGATTCCGGAACTGATAAAAGCCTTCATCTTTGCTTCGTCGCAATAGGAATTATAATTCTGATTGTTTACATGTCCGTTGATGTCCGTGTCGCTAAAGCGGACAGGAATCTTGGATTCAAATAGAAATGTCTCTTCCATCTTGATTGATCTCCTTCAATGATTTTATAGTGCATATACACTATAAAATGTCAATCGATTCTTCGGGTTTTGTTCGGAGGAATTTTTCAGGATTTATATTTTTTCGAAAAGTGGCTGATTAGAATTTAGCAAAAAAGCTCTTCCGATTTCGTTTTTTAAATGGAAAATGAGTGAAATTCTTTCGAATCGGAAGAGTGGATAAGGAAAAGATGGACGGAAGCGAGATGGAAAAAAAATCTTCCCGCTCGCTCTATCATTGAATGAGGAATCGGATTTTGACTACCATTCTCCCGTGTTTGGCATGGAAAGCCAAGGCTCTTCAGGGGGAAGGGAGTGTCCTTTTTGTAAGAGTTCGATCGAAATCAAATCCGGAGATCGAATGAAAGCCATTCTTCCATCCCTTGGTGGGCGATTGATGGTGATTCCTCTTGCGGAAATTTTCGCGCAGGTCTCATAGATATTATCCACCTCGAAGGCGAGATGGCCGAAATTTCTACCGCTGGTGTAAGGTTCTTTCTGTCCCCAATTGTATGTCAGCTCGATCTCCGGTGCGTCCGGTTCTCCCGTTGATAAGAAGACGAGTGTGTATTTTCCTTCCGGATGTTCTTTCTTACGCGAGACGACGAGTCCGAGGGTCATACAAAAAAAATCGAGAGCCTTTTCTAAGTCTTGAACTCGAATCATTGTGTGAAGATATTTCATGTTTTCTCCAGTTGCCAGAATCGAATGAAGGATAGATTATACAATTCGTAAAAAATGGAAATTTCTTTCCAAGCGTCGTCCGCTTTCTCGCGTGGATGCGGCCAATTTGAGTCAGGCTAGGGGTTCTTATGAATTTTTCCTTTGGAGAGTTTGCCCGGACATTCCCGAAATGGAGAAATTTCCGACCTTTTGTTAAAAAAAATCTGCATCCTTTTTGAGCGCTGAAAGTAGGAACTCCTTCGTTTTTCGAGGAAAAGGTCGCTCGTATTGTAAATGGCCTGAAATTCTTCGGTGAAATTCGCTGAGAGGATCCAATCCAATCGGGAAAAAGAAGAGAGAATGATCAAAATTCTTTCTGAATTCCGATTCTTTGAAGAGGAAGAGCGACATAAAGTTCTTCTTCAATTAACCTCTCTTTGCTTTGTCTTAAGAATATTTGCTTCCTGTGGCGGAGATTGTCCTATTTATTCAACTCCATTGCTCCAAAATAAAGCAGATTTTGCAAAA containing:
- a CDS encoding VOC family protein → MKYLHTMIRVQDLEKALDFFCMTLGLVVSRKKEHPEGKYTLVFLSTGEPDAPEIELTYNWGQKEPYTSGRNFGHLAFEVDNIYETCAKISARGITINRPPRDGRMAFIRSPDLISIELLQKGHSLPPEEPWLSMPNTGEW
- a CDS encoding acyl-CoA thioesterase, which produces MEETFLFESKIPVRFSDTDINGHVNNQNYNSYCDEAKMKAFISSGIDMEKTKQSGIGPIVYKAEYEYLSDLKYPDTVIVKTRVEFIKRTRAIFHQQLIRESDGKIVSKVRSYGMWINFETKKPAFLPLEVLEKMGNLKFNSEHREATLV